Proteins found in one Pseudomonas sp. P8_241 genomic segment:
- a CDS encoding DUF523 and DUF1722 domain-containing protein: MQPIPVKPKIAVSACLMGFDVRYNGGHKESRLCSHTLIEYFEFLPVCPEVAIGLGIPRQPIRLVGEPDNPQAVGTRDDTLDVTQPLAAYGRKMAAELGDICGYIFMQKSPSCGLERVKVYRANGTPLKGGSRGIYAQAFCLQHPDLPVEEDGRLNDPVLRENFLTRVFTYSAWQQLLQEGLTRRGLTVFHSRYKYLLMAHDPVQYKVLGNLLGTQGHTDPKELGPRYFSELMVALQKCATRRTHTNVLQHLTGYLKRAISREDKQEMQHLISQYHQGIVPLVVPLTLLKHHLRQHPDPYLAQQVYLQPHPENLSLRNAL, from the coding sequence ATGCAGCCCATTCCAGTCAAACCGAAAATCGCCGTCAGCGCCTGCCTGATGGGTTTCGACGTGCGCTACAACGGAGGGCACAAGGAATCGCGGCTGTGCAGTCACACCCTCATCGAGTATTTCGAGTTTCTCCCGGTCTGCCCGGAAGTAGCCATTGGCTTGGGCATTCCGCGCCAGCCGATCCGATTGGTTGGCGAGCCGGACAATCCGCAAGCCGTCGGCACTCGTGATGACACCCTTGATGTCACCCAGCCGTTGGCCGCCTACGGGCGGAAAATGGCGGCAGAGCTGGGTGACATTTGCGGGTACATCTTCATGCAGAAGTCACCTTCCTGCGGCTTGGAGCGGGTCAAGGTCTATCGCGCCAACGGTACGCCACTGAAGGGCGGCAGCCGGGGTATCTACGCCCAGGCGTTCTGCTTGCAGCACCCGGACCTGCCAGTCGAAGAAGACGGCCGACTCAACGATCCGGTGCTGCGGGAAAACTTTCTTACCCGCGTCTTCACTTACAGCGCCTGGCAGCAATTATTGCAAGAAGGTCTGACGCGGCGCGGTCTTACGGTATTCCACTCGCGCTACAAGTACCTGCTGATGGCTCACGACCCGGTGCAATACAAAGTCTTGGGCAATCTGCTCGGCACCCAGGGCCATACCGACCCGAAGGAACTCGGCCCCCGCTATTTCAGCGAGCTGATGGTCGCCCTGCAAAAATGCGCCACGCGTCGCACCCACACCAACGTCTTGCAACACCTCACCGGCTATCTGAAGCGAGCCATCAGCCGTGAAGACAAACAAGAGATGCAACACCTGATCAGCCAATATCACCAAGGTATCGTGCCTCTGGTGGTTCCGCTGACACTGCTCAAACATCACTTGCGCCAACATCCCGATCCCTACCTCGCGCAGCAGGTGTACCTGCAACCGCATCCGGAAAATCTCAGCCTGCGAAATGCCCTCTAA
- a CDS encoding MerR family transcriptional regulator, with amino-acid sequence MKAPIDTSASEDLGHDFKKALDDGWLPIREVARQTGINAVTLRAWERRYGLIVPLRTPKGHRLFSAEHVQRIQAILTWLNRGVAVSQVKPLLDTPQAVSEVVDNDWHALLQTLLQAVTRLNERTLDDTVNQVMALYPPRTLCEQLLMPLLANLEHRWQGQFGARMERTFFCSWLRSKFGARIYHNNRQLRTAPLLLINHSDLPLEPHLWLTAWLVSSADCPVEVFDWPLPVGELALAVDLLQARGVLLYSSKAMNLAQLPKLFKGVSCPKMIAGPTVCIHHAELSAKNTEIADLYLAEDPLAAHQALVQRGLI; translated from the coding sequence ATGAAAGCCCCTATTGACACCAGTGCCAGCGAAGACCTCGGCCATGATTTTAAGAAAGCCCTGGACGACGGCTGGCTGCCCATCCGGGAAGTAGCGCGCCAAACAGGCATCAATGCCGTGACCTTGCGCGCCTGGGAGCGGCGCTACGGGCTGATCGTGCCGCTTCGCACACCCAAGGGGCACCGTCTGTTCTCTGCCGAACATGTTCAACGCATCCAGGCCATCCTCACCTGGCTCAACCGTGGGGTGGCTGTCAGTCAGGTCAAGCCATTGCTCGATACCCCGCAGGCGGTGAGTGAAGTCGTGGATAACGACTGGCACGCACTGTTGCAGACGCTGCTGCAAGCGGTGACCCGACTCAATGAACGCACCCTCGATGACACCGTCAACCAGGTCATGGCGCTGTATCCGCCGAGAACCTTGTGCGAGCAATTACTGATGCCCTTGCTGGCTAACCTGGAACACCGTTGGCAGGGCCAGTTCGGTGCACGAATGGAGCGGACTTTTTTTTGTTCCTGGTTACGCAGCAAATTCGGTGCACGCATCTACCATAACAATCGTCAGTTGCGAACCGCGCCACTGCTGCTGATCAACCATTCAGACCTGCCCCTGGAACCTCACCTGTGGCTGACGGCCTGGTTGGTCAGTAGCGCCGATTGCCCGGTGGAGGTATTCGACTGGCCGCTGCCTGTCGGTGAACTCGCCTTGGCGGTCGACCTTCTGCAGGCCCGAGGCGTCTTGCTGTACTCCAGCAAAGCCATGAACCTGGCGCAGCTGCCGAAACTTTTCAAAGGCGTCAGTTGCCCAAAAATGATTGCCGGACCAACGGTGTGCATCCACCACGCCGAGTTGTCCGCAAAAAATACCGAGATCGCAGACTTGTACCTGGCCGAAGATCCATTGGCGGCACATCAGGCACTCGTTCAGCGTGGGTTGATCTAA
- the phrB gene encoding deoxyribodipyrimidine photo-lyase, translating to MQLIWLRSDMRVHDNTALAAAAARGPSVAVFLLSPQQWLDHDDASCKVDFWLRNLVELSHALDQLNIPLMIRRAPYWEDAPAVLLDLCRQLQIGALHLNDEYGIHETARDAAVTRTLEAEGIEVHRYLDQLLFQPGSVLTKTGNFFQVFSQFRKVCYERLHHSLPGLVRAPKAQAPLDIDSDALPSIIEGFPAPNASLRDLWPAGETEAHRRLASFTDAQIDHYKDERDFPAKPGTSQLSPYLGAGVISPRQCLHAALQSNQGEFESGSSGAVTWINELLWREFYKHILVGYPRVSRHRAFRPETEALAWRDAPSDLAAWQEARTGLPIIDAAMRQLLETGWMHNRLRMVVAMFLTKNLLIDWREGERFFMRHLIDGDLAANNGGWQWSSSTGTDSAPYFRIFNPLSQSEKFDPQGVFIKYWLPELADLSNKEVHNPANVGGLFGVVDYPSPIVDLGTSRTRALSAFKNLPSRQPVGEPNESAIN from the coding sequence ATGCAATTGATCTGGCTGCGCAGCGACATGCGCGTGCATGACAACACCGCACTCGCGGCCGCCGCTGCTCGCGGTCCGAGTGTGGCAGTGTTTCTGCTGAGTCCGCAGCAATGGCTGGACCATGACGATGCGTCCTGCAAAGTGGATTTCTGGCTGCGCAACCTGGTCGAGTTGAGCCACGCACTGGATCAGTTGAATATTCCCCTGATGATCCGCAGGGCACCGTATTGGGAGGATGCGCCAGCAGTATTGCTCGACCTGTGTCGGCAGTTGCAGATCGGCGCGCTGCACCTCAACGACGAATACGGTATCCATGAAACCGCTCGAGATGCCGCAGTCACCAGAACCCTAGAGGCCGAAGGTATTGAGGTACACCGCTACCTCGATCAATTGCTGTTCCAGCCCGGCAGCGTCCTGACCAAAACCGGCAACTTCTTTCAGGTCTTCAGTCAGTTCCGCAAAGTCTGTTATGAACGACTGCATCATTCGCTGCCCGGCCTGGTGCGCGCACCCAAGGCGCAAGCACCGCTGGACATCGACAGCGATGCGCTCCCCTCCATTATTGAAGGGTTCCCGGCGCCCAATGCCAGCCTGCGCGACCTCTGGCCCGCCGGCGAGACCGAAGCTCACCGTCGCCTCGCCAGTTTTACCGATGCGCAGATCGATCATTACAAAGACGAACGGGACTTCCCGGCGAAACCCGGTACCAGCCAACTTTCGCCCTACCTCGGCGCAGGCGTGATTTCTCCCCGCCAATGCTTGCACGCGGCACTACAAAGCAATCAGGGAGAGTTTGAGAGCGGAAGTTCCGGTGCCGTGACCTGGATCAATGAACTGCTATGGCGCGAGTTCTATAAACACATTCTGGTGGGGTATCCACGGGTTTCCCGGCATCGGGCGTTTCGCCCCGAAACCGAGGCTCTGGCGTGGCGCGACGCCCCCAGTGACCTCGCCGCCTGGCAAGAGGCACGTACCGGCCTGCCAATTATTGACGCAGCCATGCGCCAACTCCTTGAAACCGGCTGGATGCACAACCGTCTGCGCATGGTGGTGGCAATGTTCCTGACCAAAAACCTGTTGATCGACTGGCGTGAAGGCGAGCGCTTTTTCATGCGCCACCTGATCGATGGCGACCTGGCCGCGAACAACGGTGGATGGCAGTGGAGTTCGTCCACCGGCACCGATTCGGCGCCCTACTTCCGGATTTTCAACCCGCTGAGCCAATCGGAAAAATTCGATCCGCAGGGAGTGTTCATCAAGTACTGGCTGCCAGAGTTGGCTGATCTGAGTAATAAAGAAGTGCACAACCCTGCCAACGTGGGGGGGTTGTTCGGTGTGGTCGATTACCCTTCGCCAATTGTCGATTTGGGCACTTCCCGCACCCGCGCCCTGAGCGCTTTCAAAAACCTGCCGTCACGACAACCTGTCGGCGAGCCAAATGAGAGCGCCATTAACTGA
- a CDS encoding SDR family NAD(P)-dependent oxidoreductase — translation MSRTPPRRYWLTGASSGIGAALAEEILKTGAHLAVSSRSAVSLKVISQRYPGQVLALPGDLTNSQTVREIGEQIAEYWGSLDTVILNAGTCEYVDARQFDASIVEHVVRTNLLASTYCAEASLPLLRAGTAPHLVAMASAVTYLPLPRAEANGNSKAGLRYLFESLRIDLAPEGIEVTVISPGFVETPLTSKNDFSMPLSWPVEKAARHIFEQLKDRPLEINFPAAFMAALWPLSRLPDQVKLEIGKRMVRSNPPIKD, via the coding sequence ATGAGCCGTACACCTCCACGACGATATTGGCTGACGGGCGCCAGCAGCGGAATTGGCGCCGCGCTGGCTGAAGAAATATTGAAAACCGGAGCACACCTGGCCGTCAGTTCACGGTCTGCGGTATCCCTGAAAGTCATATCGCAACGATATCCGGGACAAGTGCTGGCGCTACCCGGAGACCTGACCAACAGTCAAACCGTGCGCGAGATTGGCGAACAGATTGCCGAGTACTGGGGCTCGCTGGACACGGTCATCCTCAATGCCGGAACCTGCGAATACGTGGATGCCAGACAGTTCGATGCGTCGATCGTCGAGCATGTGGTGCGTACCAACCTGCTTGCCAGTACCTATTGCGCTGAAGCGTCCTTGCCGCTTTTACGTGCCGGTACCGCGCCACATCTAGTGGCCATGGCCAGCGCCGTGACTTACCTGCCATTGCCCCGAGCCGAAGCGAACGGCAACTCGAAGGCCGGTTTGCGTTACTTGTTCGAATCCCTGCGCATTGACCTCGCGCCCGAAGGCATCGAAGTCACGGTAATCAGCCCGGGCTTTGTCGAAACGCCCCTGACGAGTAAGAATGATTTCTCCATGCCTCTGAGTTGGCCAGTGGAAAAAGCCGCGCGGCACATTTTCGAACAACTCAAGGATCGTCCGCTGGAAATCAATTTCCCTGCGGCATTCATGGCTGCGCTCTGGCCATTGTCCAGGTTGCCTGACCAGGTGAAACTGGAGATCGGCAAGCGAATGGTGCGCAGTAACCCGCCGATCAAGGATTGA
- a CDS encoding YkgJ family cysteine cluster protein, with amino-acid sequence MKTIPHTQIAEPAVTCSTCAACCCQLEVMLITDTGVPERFIDTDDWGGEVMLRLDDGWCAALDRNTMMCTIYEKRPLICREFEMGAPECIDERQGITTAYR; translated from the coding sequence ATGAAAACCATCCCTCACACGCAAATCGCGGAACCCGCAGTCACGTGCTCGACCTGCGCAGCCTGCTGCTGCCAGCTCGAGGTCATGTTGATCACCGATACGGGTGTGCCTGAACGGTTTATCGATACCGATGACTGGGGCGGGGAAGTCATGCTGCGCCTGGACGACGGCTGGTGCGCCGCGCTGGATCGCAACACGATGATGTGTACTATCTACGAAAAGCGCCCGCTGATATGCCGGGAGTTCGAGATGGGAGCGCCGGAATGCATCGACGAACGCCAGGGCATTACGACGGCGTATCGCTGA
- a CDS encoding acyloxyacyl hydrolase: MKRLFCLAAIAAALMGQSFTAQAAGVEFAVGQTGESTMTYRLGMQFDWDQSWWQTDVGRLTGYWDGAYTYWKGDEKSSNHSLSFSPVLVYEFAGQNVKPYVEFGIGVAAFASTEVENNDLGSAFQFEDRFGVGLRFAGGHEVGVRATHYSNGGITTPNDGVESYALHYTMPL, encoded by the coding sequence GTGAAGCGACTATTCTGCTTGGCCGCGATTGCGGCCGCATTGATGGGGCAAAGTTTTACCGCTCAGGCAGCAGGCGTGGAGTTCGCGGTGGGTCAAACCGGTGAATCGACCATGACCTATCGTTTGGGCATGCAATTCGACTGGGACCAGAGCTGGTGGCAAACCGATGTGGGTCGCCTGACCGGCTACTGGGATGGCGCATACACCTATTGGAAAGGTGACGAGAAATCCAGTAACCACAGTCTTTCGTTCTCGCCTGTGCTTGTTTACGAATTTGCCGGCCAGAACGTCAAACCCTACGTCGAGTTCGGGATTGGCGTGGCGGCGTTTGCCAGTACCGAGGTCGAAAACAACGACCTTGGCAGCGCCTTCCAGTTCGAAGACCGCTTTGGTGTCGGTTTGCGCTTTGCCGGCGGACATGAAGTCGGGGTGCGCGCGACGCACTATTCCAACGGCGGGATCACCACGCCGAACGATGGTGTAGAAAGTTACGCATTGCATTACACGATGCCGTTGTAA
- the murI gene encoding glutamate racemase has protein sequence MREAPIGVFDSGVGGLSVLAEIQRLLPNETLMYVADCGNVPYGEKTPEFIRQRCSVMADFFQQQGAKALVLACNTATVAGVADLRRDYPEWPIVGMEPAVKPAAAATRSGVVGVLATTGTLQSARFAALLDRFATDVRVITQPCPGLVELIEQGDLRSPALRQLLAGYVAPLLAAGADTLILGCTHYPFLKPMLKQMIPDDISLIDTGSAVARQLQRLLAEGELLADGPAREAQFWTSADPVHFRNILPILWNTSGIVRSFNR, from the coding sequence ATGCGTGAAGCGCCGATTGGCGTGTTCGACTCCGGTGTCGGCGGGCTCTCGGTGCTGGCCGAGATCCAGCGGTTGCTGCCCAACGAAACGCTGATGTACGTCGCCGATTGCGGCAACGTTCCCTATGGGGAGAAAACGCCAGAGTTCATCCGTCAGCGTTGCAGCGTGATGGCAGACTTTTTCCAGCAGCAGGGTGCCAAGGCGCTGGTGTTGGCCTGTAACACCGCAACCGTTGCCGGGGTCGCCGACTTGCGACGCGATTATCCCGAGTGGCCTATCGTCGGTATGGAGCCGGCGGTCAAGCCGGCAGCCGCGGCGACCCGCAGCGGGGTGGTTGGCGTGCTGGCGACGACGGGCACGTTGCAGAGCGCCAGGTTCGCAGCGTTGCTCGACCGGTTTGCCACCGACGTTCGAGTCATCACCCAGCCGTGCCCCGGTCTGGTGGAGTTGATTGAACAGGGCGACCTGCGCAGTCCCGCGCTGCGTCAGTTGCTGGCTGGATATGTCGCGCCGCTGCTTGCTGCCGGCGCCGATACCCTCATTCTCGGCTGCACCCATTACCCCTTCCTCAAGCCGATGCTCAAGCAGATGATCCCCGATGACATCAGCCTGATCGACACCGGTTCTGCAGTTGCGCGTCAACTTCAGCGCCTGCTGGCCGAGGGCGAATTGCTCGCCGACGGACCTGCGCGTGAAGCGCAATTCTGGACCAGTGCCGACCCGGTTCATTTTAGAAATATCTTGCCGATACTGTGGAATACCTCTGGCATTGTGCGAAGCTTCAACAGGTAG
- a CDS encoding molybdopterin-synthase adenylyltransferase MoeB, with product MLNDQELLRYSRQILLQHIDIDGQLRLKDSRVLIIGLGGLGAPVALYLAAAGIGEMHLADFDTVDLTNLQRQIIHDTDSVGMSKVDSAIKRLTAINPEVRLVPHRTALDEDSLAAAVATVDLVLDCSDNFSTREAVNAACVAAGKPLVSGAAIRLEGQLSVFDPRRPESPCYHCLYGHGSEAELTCSEAGVVGPLVGLVGSLQALEALKLVAGFGEPLVGRLLLIDALGTRFRELRVKRDPGCSVCGSKHA from the coding sequence GTGCTGAATGATCAGGAATTGCTGCGCTATAGCCGGCAGATTCTGCTGCAGCACATCGACATCGATGGTCAGTTACGACTCAAAGACAGTCGCGTATTGATCATCGGTCTCGGTGGTCTCGGTGCGCCGGTGGCGTTGTATCTGGCCGCCGCCGGCATTGGTGAAATGCACCTGGCGGACTTCGACACGGTCGACCTGACCAACCTGCAACGCCAGATCATCCATGACACTGACAGTGTCGGCATGAGCAAAGTCGATTCGGCAATCAAGCGCCTCACGGCGATCAATCCCGAGGTCCGGTTGGTCCCCCATCGCACGGCGCTTGACGAAGACTCGCTGGCAGCGGCCGTGGCCACTGTGGATCTGGTGCTCGATTGCTCCGACAATTTTTCCACCCGTGAAGCGGTTAATGCCGCTTGCGTGGCGGCCGGCAAACCGCTGGTCAGCGGTGCGGCGATTCGTCTCGAAGGGCAGCTGTCGGTGTTCGACCCGCGTCGTCCAGAAAGCCCGTGCTACCACTGTCTGTATGGGCACGGCAGCGAAGCCGAACTGACCTGCAGCGAGGCCGGCGTGGTCGGGCCACTGGTGGGGCTGGTCGGGAGCTTGCAAGCGCTCGAAGCATTGAAACTGGTGGCCGGTTTCGGCGAGCCACTGGTGGGGCGCCTGTTGTTGATCGACGCCTTGGGCACACGCTTCCGTGAGTTGCGGGTCAAGCGTGATCCGGGTTGCAGCGTTTGTGGGTCGAAACATGCGTGA
- the prmC gene encoding peptide chain release factor N(5)-glutamine methyltransferase, producing MTIIASLLRAADLPDSPTARLDAELLLAAALGKSRSFLHTWPERIVPSEAALTFAEFLQRRRGGEPVAYILGQQGFWKLDLEVAPHTLIPRPDTELLVEAALELLPATPVKVLDLGTGSGAIALALASERSAWKVTAVDRVLEAVALAERNRQRLHLNNATVLSSHWFSALEGQRFELIISNPPYIAATDPHLVEGDVRFEPASALVAGIDGLDDLRLIVAQAPDHLEAGGWLMLEHGYDQAVAVRDLLLARGFEEVHSRTDLGGHQRISLGRLPC from the coding sequence ATGACGATCATTGCCAGTTTGTTGCGAGCCGCCGATTTGCCCGACTCGCCGACGGCGCGTCTGGACGCCGAATTGTTGCTGGCGGCGGCGCTGGGCAAGTCCCGCAGCTTCCTGCATACCTGGCCGGAACGCATCGTGCCGAGCGAAGCGGCGCTGACGTTTGCCGAGTTCTTGCAACGCCGTCGCGGCGGTGAGCCGGTGGCCTATATTCTCGGTCAGCAAGGTTTCTGGAAACTCGATCTGGAAGTGGCGCCGCACACGCTGATCCCGCGTCCGGACACCGAGTTGCTGGTGGAAGCCGCGCTGGAATTGTTGCCGGCTACGCCCGTCAAAGTGCTCGATCTCGGCACGGGCAGCGGCGCAATCGCCCTGGCCCTTGCCAGTGAACGGTCGGCTTGGAAAGTCACGGCCGTGGACCGCGTGCTGGAAGCCGTGGCCCTGGCGGAGCGCAATCGCCAGCGCCTGCACCTGAACAATGCCACTGTGCTCAGCAGTCACTGGTTCAGTGCTCTGGAAGGTCAGCGCTTTGAACTGATCATCAGCAATCCGCCGTACATCGCCGCAACTGATCCGCATCTGGTGGAAGGCGATGTACGCTTCGAACCGGCCAGCGCCTTGGTGGCCGGCATTGATGGGCTCGACGATCTGCGTTTGATCGTCGCCCAGGCGCCGGATCATCTGGAGGCGGGTGGCTGGCTGATGCTCGAACACGGTTACGATCAAGCCGTGGCTGTGCGCGACTTGTTGCTGGCCCGCGGTTTTGAAGAAGTCCACAGCCGCACCGATCTGGGCGGCCATCAACGCATCAGTCTGGGGCGCCTGCCGTGCTGA
- the prfA gene encoding peptide chain release factor 1 produces MKASLLNKLDILQDRFEELTALLGDGEVISDQNKFRAYSKEYAEVEPIVNAYKQLLKVQGDLEGAQALLKDSDPDMREMAVEEVREAKERLVELEASLQRLLLPKDPNDGRNVFLEIRAGTGGDEAAIFSGDLFRMYSRYAERRGWRVEILSENEGEHGGYKEVIARVEGDNVYGKLKFESGAHRVQRVPATESQGRIHTSACTVAVLPEPDEQEAIEINPADLRIDTYRSSGAGGQHVNKTDSAIRITHLPSGIVVECQEERSQHKNRARAMSWLSAKLNDQQTSAAANAIASERKLLVGSGDRSERIRTYNFAQGRVTDHRVNLTLYSLDEILAGGVDAVIEPLLAEYQADQLAAIE; encoded by the coding sequence ATGAAAGCGTCACTGCTCAATAAGCTGGACATCCTCCAGGACCGTTTCGAGGAATTGACCGCCCTGCTTGGCGATGGCGAGGTCATTTCCGATCAGAACAAGTTCCGCGCCTATTCCAAGGAATACGCGGAAGTCGAACCGATCGTGAACGCCTATAAACAGCTGCTCAAAGTGCAGGGCGACCTCGAGGGTGCCCAGGCATTGCTCAAGGACAGCGACCCGGACATGCGCGAAATGGCCGTGGAAGAAGTTCGCGAAGCCAAGGAACGCCTGGTCGAACTGGAAGCCAGCCTGCAACGGCTGCTGCTGCCCAAGGATCCGAACGACGGTCGCAACGTGTTCCTTGAGATCCGCGCCGGCACCGGCGGTGACGAAGCGGCGATTTTCTCCGGCGACCTGTTTCGCATGTATTCGCGTTACGCCGAGCGTCGCGGCTGGCGGGTGGAGATCCTCTCGGAAAACGAGGGGGAGCACGGTGGCTATAAAGAAGTCATCGCCCGGGTCGAAGGCGATAACGTCTACGGCAAACTGAAGTTCGAATCCGGTGCGCACCGCGTGCAGCGGGTTCCGGCAACCGAGTCTCAGGGACGCATCCACACCTCGGCCTGCACCGTGGCGGTATTGCCCGAGCCGGACGAACAGGAAGCCATCGAGATCAACCCGGCGGACCTGCGGATCGATACCTATCGTTCGTCCGGCGCTGGTGGTCAGCACGTCAACAAGACCGATTCGGCTATCCGCATCACCCACTTGCCGTCCGGCATCGTGGTCGAGTGCCAGGAAGAGCGTTCGCAGCACAAGAACCGCGCCCGGGCGATGTCCTGGCTGTCGGCCAAGCTCAACGATCAGCAGACCAGCGCTGCGGCGAACGCCATCGCCAGCGAGCGCAAGTTGCTGGTCGGTTCCGGTGACCGCTCCGAACGCATTCGCACCTACAACTTTGCCCAGGGCCGGGTCACCGACCATCGGGTCAACCTGACGCTGTATTCGCTCGACGAAATCCTCGCCGGTGGCGTCGATGCAGTGATCGAACCCTTGCTGGCCGAATATCAGGCTGATCAATTGGCGGCGATAGAATGA
- the hemA gene encoding glutamyl-tRNA reductase → MAFLALGINHKTASVDVRERVAFTPEQLVEALQQLCRLTDSREAAILSTCNRSELYIEQDHLSADVVLRWLAEYHHLSFEELRQSAYVHEDDAAVRHMMRVASGLDSLVLGEPQILGQMKSAYAVAREAGTVGPLLGRLFQATFNAAKQVRTDTAIGENPVSVAFAAVSLAKQIFSDLQRSQALLIGAGETITLVARHLHDLGVKRIVVANRTLERASILAEQFGAHAVLLSDIPAELVRSDIVISSTASQLPILGKGAVESALKLRKHKPIFMVDIAVPRDIEPEVGELDDVYLYSVDDLHEVVAENLKSRQGAAQAAEEMVSVGAEDFMVRLRELAAVDVLKAYRQQSERLRDEELQKAQRLLANGSSAEDVLVQLARGLTNKLLHAPSVQLKKLSAEGRLDALAMAQELFALGEGSSDSFSDKKPQ, encoded by the coding sequence ATGGCCTTCCTTGCACTCGGTATTAACCACAAGACTGCTTCAGTAGACGTCCGCGAGCGCGTGGCTTTTACCCCTGAGCAACTGGTTGAGGCCTTGCAGCAGCTCTGCCGACTCACCGACAGCCGCGAAGCTGCGATCCTCTCCACCTGCAATCGCAGTGAACTCTATATAGAACAGGATCACCTGTCGGCGGACGTCGTGCTGCGCTGGTTGGCCGAATATCATCATTTGAGCTTCGAAGAGCTGCGCCAAAGCGCTTATGTGCACGAAGACGATGCGGCAGTTCGTCACATGATGCGGGTCGCCTCCGGGCTCGATTCGCTGGTGTTGGGCGAACCGCAGATTCTGGGCCAGATGAAGTCGGCCTATGCCGTGGCTCGCGAGGCCGGTACGGTCGGGCCATTGCTCGGGCGCTTGTTCCAGGCCACGTTCAACGCGGCCAAGCAAGTGCGCACGGATACGGCCATCGGCGAGAACCCGGTGTCCGTGGCGTTTGCTGCGGTAAGCCTGGCGAAACAGATTTTCAGCGACCTGCAACGCAGCCAGGCCTTGTTGATCGGTGCCGGCGAGACCATCACTCTGGTCGCTCGCCATCTGCACGATCTCGGAGTAAAGCGCATTGTCGTCGCCAACCGTACCCTGGAACGTGCCAGCATTCTGGCCGAACAGTTTGGCGCCCATGCGGTGCTGCTCTCGGACATACCGGCGGAACTGGTACGCAGCGACATCGTCATCAGTTCCACCGCCAGCCAGTTACCGATTCTGGGTAAAGGCGCGGTGGAAAGCGCGCTGAAGCTGCGCAAGCACAAGCCAATCTTCATGGTCGATATTGCCGTTCCGCGCGACATCGAGCCAGAAGTCGGCGAATTGGACGACGTTTACCTGTACAGCGTCGACGATCTCCATGAAGTGGTCGCCGAGAACCTCAAGAGCCGTCAGGGTGCAGCCCAGGCTGCCGAAGAGATGGTCTCGGTCGGTGCCGAAGATTTCATGGTGCGCCTGCGCGAATTGGCGGCGGTCGACGTGCTAAAGGCTTATCGTCAACAGAGCGAACGGCTTCGCGACGAAGAGCTGCAAAAGGCTCAGCGTCTGTTGGCCAACGGCAGCAGCGCCGAAGATGTGCTGGTGCAACTGGCACGCGGCCTGACCAATAAACTGTTGCACGCACCGAGCGTGCAGTTGAAAAAGCTCTCTGCCGAAGGTCGCCTGGATGCGCTGGCGATGGCCCAGGAACTCTTTGCCCTCGGTGAGGGCTCATCGGATAGCTTTTCGGATAAGAAACCGCAATGA